In Lycium barbarum isolate Lr01 chromosome 9, ASM1917538v2, whole genome shotgun sequence, the DNA window CTGAAACTTCAACCACTGAACCTGCTTTTAGTTTTGTAATTGGTAACTTAACTTGGTCCGTCCTTAGCTTTTCTATTTCTTCTACGGGCCATTGAAGCAATTGCTTCCCAGATTTGTCGAGCCAAATTTTTCTAGGAAATGCCTGAAAACAATAAAAGGCAGAGCTATAATTTCTAGTTTATGCGTTCTGAATCACAATTCGTTTTGTTTAGTGAGTTATAAATAGATTATTTTACATATTAAATGAACTGTTGAACACAAAATAACAAATACAGGATTTGTAACCGAGCCAGATATGGTTCATCTGATTTTACGAGCTAGTTGTGCCAAagaattatatataaaaatgacatcaaaacaaatTATTACCTGAAGACCAGACCAACCTTTCATTATATCAATGTTGGCACTTGTAGATTCATTGATCCAAGAAAGCAAAATCCTCCTCTTCTTGTCACTGTCATAGAAGGACTTGGAAGCATAGTACTTTCCATAATCTAATCTTAATCCTGATTCATTATCTACAGATCCCGCATCCGGAACATAAATATCCGTGTGACGATCATACGTTCCAACCGTGTAATATTCAACCAGAGATCGAAACACGCTAGCCTTAAGTACATGTTTGTCCTTTGATACCGGAAAAAAGTCAGGGCATTCCCACATTCCAGTTTCGTTCGATGAATGCAGGGGATGTTCTGCTTCTGTCCAGTGTACAAAATCCGCGCTAGTGTACAAAAGAGCGAGTCCAGTATTTTGTTCTCTTTCGTTCCCTACGATGACTCTCCATTTCCCATCGGGGCCTAACCAAGCAGTAGTTGGGTCCCTAAATAAAGTAGTATTGATTTTGTTCACATCATTAGGTTCCATAATCGGATTATGAGTTGATTTAATCCATTCGACTAGATAAGGGTCTGATGGATCTTTGGGCACGGCTAGATTTTGGACTTGATTATTATTCGAGTCTATTCCAGTATAGAGTATAGCTGGTGTGCCATCTTGGAGAATTGTAGCAGAACCTGACCAACAACCTTTGATGTCATAAGATGGGTCTGAAGGAAAAAGAGCTATAGGATGAATAATCCAGTTGACAATATCAGTTGAAGTAGCATGACCCCATGTGATGTTTCCCCATGCTGCACTTCCAGGGTTGTACTGGTAAAATAAATGGTATATTCCTTTGTAGATCATCGGTCCTGCACGTTTAATATTGTGGAGTAGGTCCGATACAGCTAGAATTTGAAGCTTATAGGTTCGAGATTCTAGTCTTCTAAAGCTACTTCTTTATGGCATTTCCACTTTAAGAAAAAATCCAATTCGACAAAGGATCAAGGGCGGATGGGGCATTAtaatttggggttcaattgaaccccaaactttcgatgcggtgtataaatttatatgtaaaaatttactaaatttacaataaataatatatatgaacccataactttagaaatataatggttcAATGCCAAAAAATTTAAAGGTTGAACCCCAAgagtttaaatcctagatccgcttTTGCAAAGGATAGTTCATGGAACTACTATCAAGATTCTTTGGACCATATTTCCTCGTATCATTGTACATATTCAACGAATATTTATATACAAATACGGAGTTTAAATCAAAGCTATTGAATTCAGCCGAATCCGCAACCGAGGTGCTAGTTATGCCCTGCTTCATAGCCAGTTTGAACTGGATCTTAGTTTTGAACGTTTGAAAGAAGATGTTTTTTTCGCAATTATATATGGCGCTCATAGTGAAAAATGCAGTTATGATATAGTATATTTATTTCAAAAGGAAGGaagatagagaaaagaaataatcTTTAAACGGAAAGCACTTAGAAAAATACAAAGGAAGTATTATTTAGAAACATTACCTATAAGGACAAATTACCTGGTATAGCAGGTAAAGCTGGCATGATGGTATAAAAGTTTAGGTTTGAAACAGTAAATTAAATTTAATAATATTGGTAAATAATTGCAcgggggagagggggggggggggggtgaggttGTTGGTAAGTTACTGATCCAATTCGTATTTAATCAGTTTTTTCTTTTGCAGATTTTATTTGGTTTAGCAACATCTCCTCTAAACAAAAGTTCGCAATTAGACAGGAAAACTTACCATTAGGATCTGTGAATCCAAAGTCATGTATTCCCCAGTTCACCGCATTATAAGTCAATGACACCGTCCACCAAACAAAAATAAACAGAATTTTAATCagattaaacaaaattaatcacAAATATGAAAAATGGATGAGCATGTTAAGAATGTACCATTCATCCAATTCTTAGGAGGTTGGAAATGATATGCAGTTCTATAGGGTTGACTTTCAGTACTATCTGTAAACTGGAGGAGAGGAAAAGATTGATCTACACTATTGAAAACTTCAGGCTGCATAATATCTACACCAAGTGTAGATACTATTATTGAGCTAAAGAGAAGCAAAACATATGGAAAACCCATGAATCTGGCTTTGGTGAAAGCAAGAAATCCCACTTTTAATgaacaaaaataaaaaggttCCAACTTTTTAGTGCAAATGATGTATCCAACTAAGAGAAGTACATATAGACTGTCCCACCACTACTTCTTTACCCTCACTTTTGCAAGTCAAAATAATATATTCCAATCTTTACAAGTCAGAATATTATATTCTAACTAATCTAAGATACCACAAATTTCATGACCCCAAAGCAGAGGAAACGTCCAGATCTATTGTACCAGTCAGTTTAAATATATTCCATATTGTCTGTCTAGCTGCAATCTTGTTCCTAGAACAATGTTAATTTGATGGTGCAGGATTTTAATTCTTGTACTTATTTTATACGAGTTACAAAAAAGTGTTAGGTGGCTAAGAAGACCATGATTAGCTAGTAGGTGAGAGGGACCTCATAATGAATAGAAATATTTTACAGGTTTCGCTGTTTGTCTGCTTCGCATTTCCCATGTCATACTTTTTACATAGAtatttaaaatctttaattctAATATGTTTGAGGGTGTCCAATTGTTGAAAGGATATTTTCGGAGGTTGACAAAGACCCGAGGACTTTGTAGAATGTTGATTGGCTTGTGGGTTGGTTGCTGTACATAGAATTCCTTCAGAGGAGTAGGCATGCTTAATGTCCGTTGATGAGTTATGAcatttcatagttttgatgatCGACATATACACCAAGGACCAGGTTCTTGATCAGGTTCCCTGAGCATTGTACGAACGTGACAGCTGTAAAGCTGTGGCACTGTTCCGATCGGCTGAGCCATAGCGGAAGAGTAATTGTATGTCGGTTAGAAGATAAAGGATCATTGTAACGTCCCTATCTATATCACATGCCAGTCACATGATCCTCACATGCTCTCATTGGTTccctatataaacaacatgttggGATTTGTTTAACCTAACACTTCaaatcatattattctcattgtTGAAAAGAGCAGCCGCCACTGTTTTCTCTGAACTTTCAAgatcaagaaaaaataatttcgaggaccagatcccaagattgaagatgtcttaagtcctagGTTGTTCAGTCTTTGTCTTCTTGGTCTTAAtattgtaaacctacacttcttTTAAGAAAGGTTCTGTAGGTATTTGTTTTTCAAGCTTTTTGTGTAAACGCCTGACTATAGTTAGTTATGGTGAGTTAAGGTTCAGCTAGAGTTAGTTGAATCAGTTGGTTCATGGCTAGAGTAGTTAAGAGCTTTTGCTTGCAATAGAGTCATTGTAAGGGGAGGAATTGGTGGgctaattcctaggttgcaaaagGCTTGTAATCTGAAAAAGTTGCTCaattagtgaagttggaaatcctactggtgtaggtcgtggtttttaatcccttgagcaaggagttttccacgtaaatatcgcGTTTCATTTACTTTCTGTTTTTGCTTGAGGGAACAGATAAGGGGTCCCTTATCTATTTTTCGGTGGATTCTTAGtttctatcaattggtatcagagaaggttctttctaaaagggtaacacctagaaaggatctctCATTATGGCTGCTCCACCAAACTTCGAGGAACGACAGTCAACCACGAGACCTCCAAGGTTTAACAGACAGTATTATGGATGGTGGAAAACAAGGATACATGACTATTTGATGGCTGAAGATTCTGAACTCTGGGACATCATTCTTGATGATCCTTTTGTCCCTACAAAGACTGATACAGAGTCTAGAAAGCTAGAGGTAAAGGCCAGAGAAGAATACACTGAAACTCATAGAAAAGCCATTGAAAACGGGTTCAAGGCCAAGAAGATTTTAATGTGTGGTATTGGACTAGATGAATACAATCGTGTTTCATCTTGTGAAACTGCCAAGGAAATATGGGAAGCCCTCTTGATGGCTCATGAAGGAACCTCTCAAGTCgagcagtccaaaatagacaTGCTCACCACTGAGTATGAACtatttagtgtcacgacccaaccccgtgggccgcgactggtaccctaactaggtacccgtacatacctacctgaccgaatttcgtatcgtacagattttttttttttttttaaaacagatgttacagaagtaggccgatacagatacggcacgcgcgcgaacatatatatgtatatacctgaacatgcaaacatttacagataagccgataaggctaacatacagacgaaacccgtaacccacacatctatctacaggcctctacagacatacagaatcatatgacgggacagggccccgccgtacccagaatttccatacatacagaatatacggaaaacagaagatatataccaaaagtatttgctccggatcaaaggagctcttccaaaacagcagaatcgatgccctaaaccggcggcgtatctccaggtgcatctgtacctgcgggcatgtaacgcagcccccgaagaaccgggggtcagtacgaagaatgtaccgagtatgtaaagcagatatatatatcaaacataatcatgatctggatcggaagcacagaaatataatagacaggctcataagccggacgaacatacagaatcataaccagtcggacagataatccggacggacatacagaagcataacccgtcggtcagataatccagacggacatacagaagcataagtcatacagacagaaagaatcacacatagggtgcaggaacgtggtcgccactcctgccattggcaccacaacacgtcagatatcagaaattcttctccgatctccgtcacacatcataacataaccacggtacccgggggcggacagataacacagcaccccgagcccggacacatcatacttcgtaatatatcctcggtaaccggggacggacatataacacagtaccccgaaaccggacacatcatacttcagaattcacatatggggctcggcggcccaccgcacgatatacgtaccggcccgggatccggtgaaaggaatcatagcatgtgcacgaactgattgatgagaaaccacatacatataaATCGTCATACAGaatcaacagaacagaagtaggccaactggccgatcgaaccaaagtattcggatagtcttcaaactacgcgcctacacgtcacttggggaggcacgacagattatacccagaaccagatttccagatgtcaaaagttattttgtgagatttgtataaaaacagtcatatcatgatcagagtagtagtccagatgttttctgggGAAATTGGAtagaactaaagtaattaagatcatacagaaggtatcgggcctcgtgggcccgcctcggaccaactcgaggcgacatacgtaaaataccgataatagaccttatgaggtcatccataaccatttgGAAGTGTttcgactccgtttgggaaggtttcgtgcaaaagttcactttgaaggcattttataagaaaagggtttcaattgtactgaaggaattggagcggatttccatctcgaattccgaggaacggagtcgtacttaaggctcgcggccgagcctatcacctccagaacatgcctaagaataaaggggaaggctttacatacctcggtagcgccttacgctcgcttggcgtcggttccaatttcgtccaaaatctacaaatggtcaagtttaccaattgtcaattcaagcctttaggattccatacttaatcacataattgcctaccgaaatttcggcagcatttcccctatatatataacatccccgagactttgctcggcttaatatatcaacacagcaacccaacaattcaacaacaacatcgataacaacatcaaatatcacaaaacacataatatggcataactagccatctttccgacataacacaatatctttcattccgaccagacacttccaaaccaatcttaatctttccatattcatcattagtcatgatcattacaacgcaaataggaagcatttcatatcctttctacaatatattcacaaggtatacacgatatacaaacttttcaccaaaacAATAATTCATCTAAAttcccaatcttcaacataatcgttcataatgcattcttaacttccaatttcattgatgaatatcatgatttgcaccttaccacttttatttccatatatacataaactacaataaagttgcatatttcctacaacaacttaacaacaaactttccataacaacaagaaccatttttcttccattcacttcacgacaacacaatcatcatactaaggaaatttaatttatcctccaccatcaacacaacaccacacggctacactcCATACttccaatttccgtcgaattcattcaactttcatttccaatacaatttctaccataaccataactagattacaatacaaaattcaacacatctcaactacaccatcatacacacacacgaccatacacacacattcacaacacacaaaattttcatgcttttcattcattcccacacactacaacatatatacatatattccatggtttaaaaatgataaaattcttaccttttctcaactcttccacttgccacaaatggtagtttcttgccaagataattgtatcactttgtagagaatcttgctcTTGGTGATAATCCCACaaaaaatggatttttgaaccaaaggatttggctccaaaaaattttctttccttttcttttctctctttctctagccgAAACTCCTTgttcttttgttcttgatttttcttgctttgtCTTGAACATTATATGGATATGGATGGCCATATATAATACCACTTAATTaaattatgggcttgggccatttttcacatagcatggccggttgggccttcccttttgggccttgtttaattttttttttgttgagcccaatttggCCAcactttgtaattcatggaacaagtttccaaaattccaattttgcccttggcctcctttcgtaatttcacaccattgtattcataacctacacattcatgccaagcaaggtccaaatgtggccttgtccattacaagtcaaattatttcgaatttttgaataagcaaaaatgtcggatgtaacatttaGGATGTAGGATGATGAGTCAATCCAGGATATGCACACTCGTTTCACCTCCATTATCAATGAGCTTCATTTTCTTGGTAAGATTATTCCCATTAACAAGCGAGTTCGAAAAATACTTGGTGTTCTACTAGGATCTTGGGAGAGTAAATTTAATGCTATAACTGAAGCCAATGACCTGTAGAAAATGACTATTGATGATTTGATTGGAAATCTCAAAACCTATGAggtgaagaaaaagaaggagCTTGAAAGACGAGAGCCAAGGAAAGAGAAGAACCTGGTCTTTAAAGCAGCTAAAAGTGACTCAAGTGGTGATGAATCTGATATGGCCTACCTtacaaaaaggttccataagataATTCGTAAAATGGTGGTTTCTCCAAGATAGTAAGCTCCAGCAAGAACTTCAAACAAAATGTCTTATGTCACAAATATGGGAAGCCTGGACACTACATTAAGGAATGTCCTCTTCACAAGCAAGATCACTACAAGAATGTTAATAAGGGAGTGAAGCGGAACCAGGTCCCTGACAAGAAGTTCAATAGAAGAGATGTGGTCGATAATTTGGTAAAGCAGGCTTTACCTGCTTGGGGAGACTCTTCTAGTGAGTCTGAAAATAAAGAAGCAGGGGATACCTCCATGATGGTCGTTGAAGATGAACCTGTGAAGTATGTGTCACGACCaaatttagctaagtcgtgcgggcacttaccttttccacctcagtaagcgaaccctcaacccaacaatagtaaaaacataaataaataattaaataagcggaagagaataaatcacgtaagtctgacgataataatatagaaaaagtgcggaaataaggaaaTACACTCCAGAGTccggtctaatccatacaagagcatctaactaaaatctacaagtcttgaatatcaataatacatcaagtctgagtaTGTCTTGGAAtataaataagacataaataagcgTCTTCAAGGCGACGGGCATCTCGTGCTccccctgtagactctaagcaactctggagagactatcagccacgagaaatagaagtagatccaacctgaaattctgcattcataaaagaatgcaacaagtgcaggtcagtacaaaaccacaatactggtaggtatcataggccaactaagtttagcgaacataatccagacaataaggtaagataagcagataaatcaacaagtataagtcaaaacAAATTAGAAACCAAGTACAGGTCGTcacctaggttatagcatctaaacccaagtatgccaagccccaatataatcaatctgaatccaaataacacaagtatatCACCAAATCACTAacacaagccataatgcaatgcaatggaaTAATGTATGAATTGTGGATGCAAGGAAATGCTGTGTGATATGTGAAtacaatgcaatgctgtgtacacatgtactccagacggaagtgtcgacgtctcggtagcacaacccatgggggacccgcgaagtctatgtaccacTTGTCTCGGATCTTGGCCCAGCGGTTGAACGAGACTCCGGACCTTTTCCCACGGAGGATCGTCATTAGtataacccatgggggactcgcggagtccatgtaccactcattccggatctttgcccaacggtAACGAGTCTCCGAATCTTTGTCCATAGAGGATtttcatcaaatcatatcatataatatcacATCACCCGAAACCATTTCCCATCGGGCATTTAAAACCTTTTCTCTGATATATACCAAAAGTCTTTCATTAAAcagttccaaaccatttccatcacgtatgaatgtatgaatgcataaatgccAAATCAATGCAATAAATGCCAACGAATATGCTATGGTAGTCACAATACTATAAGTCTTACTAAGACTTATATAAATCAACTCAAAAGTAAGCATGATCTCATCATCAACAGTccgatcaatatcacaagtaccaagcatgggtatgccaacaatatcatgaaaagggctacacaagccatatagaactctatcctcgtatcaaatgtCAATAAGTAAGATattacaatatcatgaaaaggtataacaatagtctccaatatctactatcaccacgtggcatcaagccaacaacaatagaacaaattaagtcacaacacaatagggtggctaaccccaatcatacaatagggcccaaccaaagacaatatccaacccaaattAACAtatgaaggtttacatgctttctccgacaatatcatctaaatatacgcttcgctaaacgaagtctcaccaagggtaaacCGTAattacctggaaggccgaacaacaataacaccaacaatcactccttaacctttcctttcctctgggcctcgagatcaagaaagtcgaAGCATATtcaaatcatggaattagaatcaagaaaaacATCAAAACataccctacttctattcaagacccaaatccccaacccaTGGAATAGGGTTGATGAACCAGAAAGGTGAAATTAGGGATGTAAatgtcccaacatgaaattaaacctctaggttaTCAATTCCCTTcattagcaagctagaataatcaacaaatcGCTCAATTTTGGATTCTaggaaaaacccccaaatttgggtataaaccctaacttataaatccacaaattagcctctaataaggaagaagttatgaaataaaggttctaatcatcaattcaatacttaaagaagctaacccaaccaacaaatcttaatttagaagcctagatagaatatccattaaacccacttttaatcttcatgACTTAATGAACTAATCAAGATGAAAGTGAGGCTAGAATGATTAGGGATAATGGAATAGCaaggagattagaaggacttaccaccaagaatcttctccaagaatccttTAGAATTggtcccaagagctcaatttttggAATAGTAGTAAATAAGAGACTAAGGGCTTTTTATACGCACTTAATGAATATAATAGGCCCGATACCGATACGGCGGC includes these proteins:
- the LOC132609158 gene encoding beta-fructofuranosidase, insoluble isoenzyme CWINV3-like, translating into MGFPYVLLLFSSIIVSTLGVDIMQPEVFNSVDQSFPLLQFTDSTESQPYRTAYHFQPPKNWMNDPNGPMIYKGIYHLFYQYNPGSAAWGNITWGHATSTDIVNWIIHPIALFPSDPSYDIKGCWSGSATILQDGTPAILYTGIDSNNNQVQNLAVPKDPSDPYLVEWIKSTHNPIMEPNDVNKINTTLFRDPTTAWLGPDGKWRVIVGNEREQNTGLALLYTSADFVHWTEAEHPLHSSNETGMWECPDFFPVSKDKHVLKASVFRSLVEYYTVGTYDRHTDIYVPDAGSVDNESGLRLDYGKYYASKSFYDSDKKRRILLSWINESTSANIDIMKGWSGLQAFPRKIWLDKSGKQLLQWPVEEIEKLRTDQVKLPITKLKAGSVVEVSGVTSAQVDVEISFSIPMFEKAEVLESSWTNPQEICSQRGSSANSGVGPFGLLVLASSDIQEFTAVFFIVFKKNDKFVVLMCSDQKRSSLDLDYDKTTYGGFLDVDPVKQNLSLRTLIDHSIVESFGGGGKTCITARVYPTLAINDKAHIFVFNNGTQHVEISNLNAWSLKQAQIN